A region of Elusimicrobiota bacterium DNA encodes the following proteins:
- a CDS encoding recombinase family protein gives MKPNSIDTPKTKTTRCAIYTRVSTDQQAEVEFNSCDAQEDRIRSFITSQEGFSVAQVYSDPGFTGANTARPGLQQIISDVQAGKLDMVITYKIDRLTRSPRDFYQLIELFEAHNTGYISVTERFDTATPAGRLLRNIMLTFAQFERELASERIRDKFAQRAKRGLYNGGRPPYGYLKEKGHLVLNPRSAPVVRFIFERFAETRSVQQVAAALRDKWHDRKLSDSFVCAVLQSPAAAGKVPYKGTILPGRHEAIISEDLFNLVRTIQKESPFKERQANPTYHHLPYAGIIECRECHSIMSPTFTDKKGPNEKHRYFYYRCTATRHKGWNACSSRQISAARLEHVIHQHLLRLSKDPVHLRQMLFSLKNAPEQPELTGVEPPHDLDRLTPEMLQNSLQRHIENCARKTGIEKALAVRRGVEKIYYSKDTITVRFKCLRFRRKTGRFFARCRRLSVPAARRLFARPQNRKACLEIRDRPYLEVGTNAKSGVAPVGRQPSI, from the coding sequence ATGAAACCGAACTCCATAGACACGCCTAAAACAAAAACCACTCGGTGCGCTATTTACACCCGCGTTTCTACTGACCAACAAGCCGAGGTTGAGTTTAACTCATGCGATGCTCAGGAAGACAGAATTCGCTCGTTTATCACAAGCCAGGAAGGCTTTTCAGTGGCTCAGGTGTATTCTGATCCGGGGTTTACCGGAGCGAACACTGCCCGTCCCGGCCTCCAACAAATTATCTCCGACGTTCAAGCCGGCAAGCTGGATATGGTGATCACCTATAAAATCGACCGCCTCACCCGTTCTCCACGCGATTTTTACCAGTTGATCGAATTATTTGAAGCGCACAATACGGGGTATATTTCAGTGACGGAGCGGTTTGACACCGCCACCCCCGCTGGGCGACTGTTAAGAAATATCATGCTGACTTTTGCTCAATTCGAACGGGAGCTTGCTTCCGAGCGAATTCGAGACAAGTTTGCCCAGCGGGCCAAGCGCGGGCTATACAACGGTGGCCGCCCGCCCTACGGATATCTTAAGGAAAAAGGGCACCTTGTGTTGAACCCACGGAGCGCGCCGGTGGTTCGGTTTATCTTTGAAAGATTTGCGGAGACGCGATCCGTTCAGCAGGTAGCCGCCGCCCTGCGTGACAAATGGCATGACAGAAAACTTTCCGATTCTTTTGTGTGTGCGGTGCTCCAAAGCCCTGCGGCGGCCGGAAAGGTTCCTTACAAGGGAACCATCCTGCCTGGTCGGCACGAAGCCATTATTTCAGAGGACCTTTTTAACCTCGTCAGGACGATTCAGAAAGAATCGCCATTCAAAGAACGGCAGGCCAACCCGACTTACCATCATCTTCCCTATGCCGGAATAATTGAATGCCGGGAGTGCCATTCCATCATGAGCCCCACTTTTACGGACAAAAAGGGGCCAAATGAAAAACATCGATATTTTTACTACCGGTGCACCGCCACGCGCCACAAAGGATGGAACGCCTGTTCCTCAAGGCAGATCAGCGCGGCCAGGCTGGAACATGTGATCCACCAGCACCTTTTAAGACTTTCCAAAGACCCCGTCCATCTCCGCCAAATGCTTTTTTCCCTCAAAAACGCCCCCGAACAGCCCGAGCTAACCGGGGTCGAACCGCCCCACGATTTGGACCGGCTCACCCCTGAAATGCTCCAAAATTCACTCCAACGGCATATAGAAAATTGCGCGCGCAAAACCGGAATTGAAAAAGCCTTGGCCGTTCGCCGAGGGGTGGAGAAAATCTATTATTCCAAGGATACGATCACGGTTCGGTTCAAGTGTCTCCGATTCCGACGGAAAACCGGGAGATTCTTCGCTCGATGCCGCCGCCTCTCCGTGCCCGCCGCCCGCCGTTTGTTCGCCCGCCCGCAAAACAGAAAGGCCTGTCTCGAAATTAGAGACAGGCCCTACCTTGAAGTTGGAACGAATGCAAAAAGTGGAGTGGCTCCAGTCGGCCGCCAACCATCGATATAA
- a CDS encoding nucleotide-binding protein, with product MPIKSNLAILRRFKGRGGVLRRAEAFRRQVLLSGEIKAAREIAMCANLQSLSPGNEIMTQGGQDNEIYFVLSGSVEVLVNGRQVGIRKADEHVGEMALIDITATRSATVKTIEQTVVARVSEKKFSRIANKYPGVWRQLAVVVAKRLRERNKFHTPPRNEPVVFIGSSSGKGLPVAQTISKYLQRCPIVVHLWTNGVFEASKTTIEDLMRTARETDFSVLVFTPDDVTRSRGVSLGAPRDNVIFETGLFMGSLGRERTYIVTPKETNLKLPTDILGLSRLTYELRRGRSMARNLQPVLRKLKALIRKFGPI from the coding sequence ATGCCAATAAAAAGCAATCTTGCGATACTTCGACGGTTTAAGGGTAGGGGCGGCGTTCTCCGTAGGGCTGAAGCCTTCCGAAGGCAAGTTCTCCTATCGGGAGAAATCAAAGCGGCGAGAGAAATCGCCATGTGCGCCAATCTCCAATCCCTTTCTCCAGGGAATGAGATCATGACACAGGGCGGGCAGGACAATGAAATTTATTTTGTCCTCAGTGGTTCGGTGGAAGTTCTTGTGAATGGTCGTCAGGTTGGAATTCGAAAAGCCGATGAGCATGTTGGGGAGATGGCGCTTATCGATATAACCGCAACTCGAAGCGCAACTGTCAAGACAATTGAACAGACCGTCGTTGCGAGGGTTTCTGAGAAAAAATTTTCACGGATTGCAAATAAATATCCCGGTGTGTGGAGGCAACTGGCTGTGGTTGTTGCCAAGCGGTTAAGAGAGAGGAACAAGTTCCATACTCCGCCGCGGAACGAACCTGTTGTTTTCATTGGGTCGTCGTCTGGGAAGGGCCTCCCCGTCGCCCAGACCATTAGCAAATATCTGCAACGATGCCCTATTGTGGTGCACCTGTGGACGAATGGTGTGTTTGAAGCATCAAAGACAACAATTGAGGATTTGATGCGGACAGCACGTGAGACGGATTTTTCCGTTCTCGTATTCACCCCTGATGATGTCACTAGAAGCCGTGGGGTTTCTCTGGGTGCGCCGCGCGACAATGTAATTTTTGAAACAGGACTATTCATGGGCTCGTTGGGCCGAGAGCGGACGTACATTGTTACTCCGAAGGAAACGAACTTGAAGCTTCCAACGGACATTTTAGGCCTCTCGCGTTTGACGTATGAATTGCGGAGGGGCAGGAGTATGGCCCGGAACCTACAGCCTGTATTAAGGAAACTGAAAGCTCTCATTCGGAAATTTGGCCCCATATGA
- a CDS encoding adenylate/guanylate cyclase domain-containing protein, whose translation MNTGDILKEVDEILSSKWAIREGRKVPEASDIQLGNDAITLAGTVLYADMSDSTELVNGYKPWFAAEIYKSYLVGACRIIRANGGEITAFDGDRVMGVFVGDQKNTSAAKAALKINFIVRKINDAIKAKFPTTSFILRQKIGIDTSDLFVVRTGIRNSNDLVWVGRAANFAAKMCSINEAGFPTFITEQVFNKLADETKFSGNPRRAMWEKQIWQEFGIVIYRSNWWWKP comes from the coding sequence ATGAATACCGGTGATATTTTGAAAGAAGTGGACGAGATCTTAAGTAGCAAGTGGGCAATCAGGGAAGGTAGAAAGGTGCCTGAGGCATCTGATATCCAATTGGGGAATGATGCCATAACGCTGGCAGGGACTGTGTTGTATGCAGACATGAGTGACTCAACAGAATTAGTGAACGGTTATAAACCCTGGTTTGCGGCCGAGATTTACAAGTCGTATCTGGTAGGCGCCTGCCGGATTATCCGTGCGAATGGAGGGGAGATCACCGCTTTTGATGGCGATCGGGTGATGGGCGTCTTTGTCGGAGACCAGAAGAATACATCAGCGGCGAAGGCTGCCCTAAAAATTAACTTCATCGTTAGGAAAATTAATGATGCGATCAAGGCGAAGTTCCCAACCACCTCTTTTATACTCCGCCAAAAGATTGGCATTGATACAAGCGACCTCTTTGTGGTGAGAACCGGTATCCGCAATTCAAATGATCTCGTATGGGTGGGGCGCGCGGCGAATTTCGCCGCAAAAATGTGTTCCATTAATGAGGCTGGGTTTCCCACATTCATTACGGAACAGGTATTCAACAAATTGGCTGATGAAACAAAATTCAGTGGAAATCCCAGGCGGGCCATGTGGGAGAAACAAATTTGGCAGGAGTTTGGGATCGTGATTTACCGTTCAAACTGGTGGTGGAAGCCTTAA
- a CDS encoding DUF4410 domain-containing protein codes for MIQRKILGIGLIVGMLGGFLTVTGCGKVHVRKAVWSSDLHLYDKVYITDVKVYSEEESAKGNKDLLAKIEEWKTYARSEMESYVKNSRYQLLLTPPTEKDRVLLVKLDIKVTYGNKALRYWVGFGAGSGGVDSRLTVTDSRTGEKKFEVTGDSDLSVGAFGGNMEAVLKSNIKSLIEQYPKRPLAE; via the coding sequence ATGATTCAACGTAAAATACTTGGAATCGGATTAATTGTTGGAATGCTCGGGGGTTTTCTCACTGTCACTGGGTGTGGAAAGGTTCATGTTCGAAAAGCAGTCTGGTCTTCTGATCTTCATCTTTACGACAAAGTCTATATTACGGACGTCAAGGTCTACTCTGAGGAAGAATCGGCCAAAGGCAACAAAGATCTCCTTGCTAAAATCGAGGAATGGAAAACTTATGCCCGAAGTGAGATGGAATCCTATGTTAAAAATAGCCGATACCAGCTCTTGCTTACTCCCCCGACTGAGAAAGACAGGGTGTTGTTGGTGAAGCTGGACATAAAGGTAACCTATGGGAACAAGGCGTTGCGGTATTGGGTGGGGTTCGGGGCCGGGTCTGGAGGAGTGGATTCTCGTTTAACGGTCACGGATAGCCGTACCGGTGAAAAAAAGTTTGAGGTGACTGGAGATAGCGATCTCAGCGTTGGCGCTTTTGGGGGAAACATGGAGGCCGTTTTAAAGAGCAATATTAAAAGCTTGATAGAACAATACCCAAAGAGACCTTTGGCAGAATAA
- a CDS encoding 1-acyl-sn-glycerol-3-phosphate acyltransferase has translation MKACWRKRWLILVHLLGFGLFGLSSIISGWTLFPVLALWPGSANDRRDRVQRVIHIFFRCFIDLLEWSGGMKPHKATGFGSRTGPQVVVANHPTLLDIVFLLAHMPQGDCVVKKELGNNPLIAPILWAAGYIRNADGQEALQEAVTRLQAGRRVIWFPEGTRSPENGLGPFHRGFAHAALRAGCPVVPVVIQCRPRALGRRHQPIYDIPSEPFRLTLRMGDPIWTPREQNPSRSPAVTARAISLEAEDYFRSELTHA, from the coding sequence ATGAAAGCTTGCTGGCGGAAACGATGGTTGATTTTGGTCCACCTGCTTGGGTTTGGCTTGTTCGGCTTATCCTCCATTATCAGTGGGTGGACCCTGTTTCCGGTTCTGGCACTTTGGCCGGGGTCCGCCAATGATCGAAGAGACCGAGTCCAGCGGGTCATCCACATTTTCTTTCGATGTTTCATCGACCTTTTAGAATGGTCGGGCGGGATGAAACCCCACAAAGCGACCGGGTTTGGCTCCCGAACCGGCCCCCAGGTGGTGGTCGCCAACCATCCGACGCTACTTGATATTGTGTTCCTCTTGGCACATATGCCCCAGGGAGACTGTGTGGTGAAAAAGGAACTGGGGAATAATCCCCTGATCGCGCCCATCCTCTGGGCGGCAGGGTACATTCGAAACGCGGACGGACAGGAAGCGCTTCAGGAAGCGGTCACACGTCTCCAGGCCGGCCGCCGCGTCATTTGGTTTCCGGAAGGAACCCGTTCTCCCGAGAACGGACTGGGCCCCTTTCACCGGGGGTTCGCCCACGCAGCTCTGCGCGCCGGTTGTCCTGTGGTTCCCGTCGTGATACAATGCCGGCCACGCGCCCTCGGACGGAGGCATCAACCGATATATGATATTCCTTCCGAACCCTTTCGGTTGACCCTCCGGATGGGGGATCCTATATGGACTCCCAGGGAACAGAACCCAAGCCGATCCCCGGCCGTCACTGCCCGCGCGATATCGTTGGAAGCGGAAGATTACTTCAGGAGTGAATTGACGCATGCCTGA
- a CDS encoding acyl-CoA synthetase — translation MTDARGRFPGAVILQDLKGGTRRPTASFRTRRETGVELRTSGSTGIRKRVFKPLTVLEAELSVLESTFGNELHGAGIVATVSPHHIYGLLFRILWPLCAGRPFLGETPLLWDDVLEAKSVFEKWLLVSSPAHLARVESLSSDAASGCRAVFSSGGALTPLEARQATKRLGTSVTEVFGSTETGGIGWRRQPGRKDSTHWTPLEGVQVNETPAGLLQVSSPWSGGVCLTGDRGTVGSDGRFLHQGRADQIVKIAEKRVSLTEVEKRLMEHPWIDRAVALCAKPGATPRALNAGVSLSPSGRNALAREGRSRFSSTLRSALRRRLDDAAVPKYFRFLDRLPMDAQGKVSKEAVERLFLVAYNPACTGPLKLKTSTVGSRREVNCRVPKELGYFEGHFPRFPVVPGVVELQWVMDEASRWKGKLPPLKAVEGLKFKQFLEPGQTFRITLDWKETAGGPVLSFSLAEGNVLFAEGRCRFS, via the coding sequence TTGACCGACGCGCGAGGCCGGTTCCCAGGCGCCGTCATCCTCCAGGACTTAAAAGGCGGGACACGCCGACCCACGGCCTCTTTCCGGACCAGGCGGGAAACGGGGGTAGAACTTAGGACATCCGGTTCCACGGGAATCCGAAAAAGGGTCTTTAAACCATTGACTGTTTTGGAGGCGGAACTCTCGGTTCTGGAGTCCACTTTCGGAAACGAGCTTCATGGAGCGGGCATTGTCGCCACGGTGTCCCCGCACCACATTTACGGGCTTCTTTTTCGCATCCTTTGGCCTCTCTGCGCCGGCCGGCCATTTTTGGGGGAGACGCCCTTGCTCTGGGACGATGTTCTGGAGGCCAAATCCGTTTTTGAAAAATGGTTATTGGTCTCCTCCCCCGCTCACTTGGCTCGGGTGGAATCACTGAGTTCCGACGCCGCCTCCGGTTGTCGCGCTGTTTTCTCCTCCGGCGGGGCCTTGACGCCCCTCGAGGCGCGTCAAGCTACCAAACGCCTGGGAACCTCGGTGACGGAGGTGTTTGGTTCGACAGAAACGGGGGGAATCGGCTGGCGAAGGCAACCCGGACGGAAGGATTCCACGCATTGGACGCCCCTGGAGGGAGTTCAGGTGAACGAAACGCCTGCGGGACTGCTTCAGGTCAGTTCCCCCTGGAGCGGAGGCGTGTGTCTTACAGGCGATCGTGGCACCGTTGGCTCGGATGGGCGTTTTCTCCATCAGGGCCGCGCCGACCAAATCGTCAAGATTGCGGAAAAGAGGGTGTCTTTGACTGAAGTCGAAAAACGGCTCATGGAACATCCCTGGATTGACAGAGCCGTCGCTCTCTGCGCCAAGCCAGGGGCCACCCCCCGCGCTTTAAACGCGGGGGTCAGTCTCTCTCCATCGGGACGAAACGCTTTGGCCCGAGAGGGTCGTTCACGGTTTTCTTCCACGCTCCGATCGGCCCTGCGTCGCCGATTGGACGACGCGGCGGTGCCAAAGTATTTTCGTTTTTTGGATAGGCTCCCCATGGACGCGCAGGGGAAGGTATCGAAGGAGGCCGTGGAAAGGTTATTCCTCGTCGCGTATAACCCCGCCTGCACGGGTCCCCTGAAACTTAAGACGTCGACCGTCGGATCCCGTCGCGAGGTGAACTGTCGCGTTCCCAAGGAACTGGGGTATTTTGAAGGCCATTTTCCGCGTTTTCCCGTGGTTCCGGGAGTGGTGGAACTGCAATGGGTCATGGACGAAGCCTCCCGGTGGAAAGGGAAGCTCCCTCCGCTGAAGGCCGTGGAGGGTCTCAAATTTAAACAGTTTCTTGAACCAGGCCAAACTTTTCGCATCACTCTGGATTGGAAAGAGACGGCCGGGGGGCCGGTGCTTTCTTTCTCCCTGGCGGAGGGTAACGTTCTCTTCGCGGAAGGCCGTTGCCGGTTTTCGTGA
- a CDS encoding glycosyltransferase family 2 protein has product MPVFVSGPRHCIVIPVYNHGEALARVLDGLSPAGLTCFLVDDGSDDATRSLLAGLPGRFPWVVLVTLPRNQGKGAAVKEGLRRAAEAGYTHAVQMDADGQHDPGDVPRFVETSLLHPEALVLGYPLFGPDAPRGRLYGRWVCKLWVWLETLSFSIRDPLVGFRCYPLTPILDMMRSEHLGNRMDFDPEAAVRLSWRGVPIVSIPTRVRYPVGGVSHFRLWADNWDITRMNTRLFFGLLFRGPSLLIRKCRKK; this is encoded by the coding sequence TTGCCGGTTTTCGTGAGCGGTCCGCGACACTGCATTGTTATCCCCGTTTACAACCATGGGGAAGCCTTGGCCAGAGTGTTGGACGGTTTATCCCCGGCCGGTTTGACGTGTTTCCTGGTGGACGATGGAAGCGACGACGCGACCCGGTCCCTCCTGGCCGGTCTCCCCGGGCGATTCCCCTGGGTGGTCCTTGTGACCCTTCCCCGGAACCAGGGCAAAGGGGCGGCCGTTAAAGAAGGGTTGCGCCGGGCGGCGGAGGCCGGATACACCCACGCGGTGCAAATGGATGCGGACGGCCAGCATGACCCCGGCGATGTGCCCCGCTTTGTGGAGACATCTCTCCTCCATCCGGAGGCGCTGGTCTTGGGGTATCCCCTGTTCGGGCCGGACGCTCCCCGTGGCCGGTTGTATGGGCGGTGGGTGTGCAAGCTTTGGGTATGGTTGGAGACGCTTTCTTTCTCCATCCGAGACCCCCTGGTCGGGTTCCGGTGTTATCCGTTGACCCCGATCCTGGATATGATGCGGAGCGAACATTTGGGGAACAGGATGGATTTCGATCCGGAGGCGGCGGTGCGCTTGTCGTGGCGCGGTGTGCCCATCGTGTCCATTCCGACCCGTGTCCGCTACCCGGTAGGCGGCGTGTCTCATTTCCGACTCTGGGCCGACAACTGGGACATTACTCGTATGAACACACGGCTCTTTTTTGGTCTCTTGTTTCGCGGACCATCGCTATTAATACGAAAATGCCGGAAAAAGTGA
- a CDS encoding lipid A biosynthesis acyltransferase, whose amino-acid sequence MPEKVTAGHRPAWLAVAETGSRWGMGITAWVRQVLGYRVAREMLRPIVLYYLLRRKAVRRWSRAYLTRALGRPAGFRDVFRQGLSFATAILDRLDFWRGRWDAYHFDIHVPEDVAAIGRQGKGVVFLSAHLGSHDALRALINRWGWKLNVVMYRGHSPLISELFRRLTPAREVGLIEDEPGSPDTVLRLREAVARGECVGLLGDREPAGGGGRGMEVPFFGRKAIFPSTPFLLAALLECPVFLALAVSTGPRRYSIHVERIIDRIPLPRGEREQVLQGVVRHFAERLEYYCRLYPYEWFNFYDFWNEENA is encoded by the coding sequence ATGCCGGAAAAAGTGACAGCGGGCCATCGTCCGGCGTGGCTGGCCGTGGCCGAGACGGGGTCCCGTTGGGGCATGGGGATCACGGCCTGGGTGCGGCAGGTGTTGGGATATCGGGTGGCGAGGGAAATGTTGCGCCCCATCGTTCTCTATTATCTGCTTCGGCGGAAAGCTGTCCGGCGATGGTCAAGGGCTTACTTAACCCGCGCCCTGGGTCGTCCGGCCGGGTTTCGTGATGTTTTTCGCCAGGGGCTTTCCTTTGCCACCGCGATCTTGGACCGTCTGGATTTTTGGCGAGGACGTTGGGACGCCTATCACTTCGACATTCACGTCCCGGAAGATGTGGCCGCGATCGGGCGACAGGGAAAGGGCGTGGTTTTTTTAAGCGCGCACCTGGGCAGTCACGATGCCCTGCGGGCTTTGATTAACCGATGGGGATGGAAACTAAACGTTGTCATGTATCGGGGGCATTCACCGTTGATTTCTGAACTTTTTCGCCGTCTGACTCCCGCGCGGGAGGTGGGCCTTATTGAAGACGAGCCGGGCAGTCCCGATACGGTCCTCCGACTCCGGGAAGCGGTGGCCCGGGGCGAATGCGTGGGACTTTTGGGAGACCGTGAGCCGGCGGGCGGCGGTGGCCGGGGGATGGAGGTTCCCTTCTTTGGGAGGAAGGCGATCTTTCCCTCCACCCCATTTTTGTTGGCGGCCCTTTTGGAGTGCCCCGTGTTTTTGGCGCTCGCCGTTTCCACGGGGCCCCGCCGTTACAGCATCCACGTTGAAAGGATCATTGATCGCATCCCGCTTCCGCGGGGTGAGAGAGAACAGGTCCTGCAGGGCGTGGTTCGCCACTTCGCGGAGCGACTCGAATATTATTGCCGTCTTTACCCCTACGAATGGTTTAACTTCTATGACTTCTGGAATGAAGAAAACGCTTAA
- a CDS encoding aromatic amino acid lyase, with protein MKKTLNAGGHRWTIEDVRQVARGRARVALPSRGPTRRLVEAGAAYLERLWREGTPVYGVTTGFGASVDRPVPRELVLELPRQMARFHGCGLGAILDEETTLAVLTVRLVSLAKGYSGVRWSLLQRLVLMINRRLLPLIPEEGSVGASGDLTPLSYLAAALMGERQVLWRGRRVPARRALRDLGVLPMTLLPKEGLAIMNGTSVMTGIAILVYLRATHIAHLACQATALTVAALGGNPGPFDADLFRLKDHPGQTRAAARIRKMLRGVGGLSHNGRLQDPYAVRCAPHVIGVLEDALDWSRHWIEREMNGVSDNPLIDGVKKKVLHGGHFYGGHIAFAMDALKSAVAGVADLLDRQVALLVDVRTNHGLPANLTGATESRLPVNHGLKALQISCSAWTAEALGLTMPSASFSRSTECHNQDKVSLGTISARSARRVVELTEQVTVGSLLAGAQGIELRSKLSGRSIPGSLNDTLHAVRGRVPFLREDRPLDNDLHSLLSWIRALP; from the coding sequence ATGAAGAAAACGCTTAACGCCGGCGGTCATCGCTGGACGATCGAGGATGTCCGGCAGGTGGCGCGTGGGCGGGCCCGCGTGGCGTTGCCCTCCCGAGGGCCCACGCGCCGTTTGGTGGAGGCCGGGGCCGCCTATCTGGAGCGGTTGTGGCGAGAGGGAACCCCCGTCTACGGGGTGACGACCGGATTCGGCGCCTCCGTTGATCGGCCCGTTCCCCGGGAACTCGTCCTCGAACTGCCTCGGCAAATGGCGCGCTTTCACGGGTGCGGGCTGGGGGCGATTCTTGATGAGGAAACGACGTTGGCCGTGTTAACCGTCCGGCTGGTGTCCTTGGCCAAAGGGTATTCCGGCGTGCGTTGGTCTCTCCTCCAACGATTGGTCTTAATGATCAACCGCCGTCTGCTCCCCTTGATCCCGGAAGAAGGCTCGGTGGGCGCCAGCGGGGATTTAACGCCGCTTTCCTACCTGGCCGCCGCCCTTATGGGGGAAAGGCAAGTCCTGTGGCGGGGACGGCGTGTGCCGGCCCGACGGGCGCTCCGGGATTTGGGCGTTCTCCCCATGACCCTGCTTCCCAAAGAGGGTCTGGCGATCATGAACGGGACCAGCGTCATGACGGGGATCGCCATCCTGGTGTACCTGCGCGCGACCCACATTGCCCACTTGGCCTGCCAGGCGACAGCGCTCACTGTGGCGGCCTTGGGGGGGAACCCGGGCCCCTTTGATGCCGACCTGTTCCGGCTCAAGGACCATCCCGGTCAGACCCGGGCGGCCGCTCGTATCCGGAAGATGTTGCGGGGGGTGGGCGGGCTATCGCACAACGGCCGCCTACAAGATCCCTATGCCGTGCGGTGCGCTCCCCATGTCATCGGGGTTTTGGAGGACGCGCTGGACTGGTCCCGCCACTGGATCGAACGCGAGATGAACGGCGTAAGCGATAATCCTCTGATCGATGGAGTAAAAAAGAAAGTGCTTCACGGGGGGCACTTCTATGGTGGGCACATCGCCTTCGCCATGGACGCCCTTAAATCGGCGGTGGCCGGCGTGGCCGACCTGCTGGATCGCCAAGTGGCTCTCCTGGTGGATGTGCGGACAAACCACGGCCTCCCGGCCAACCTCACGGGCGCGACCGAATCCCGGCTACCTGTCAATCACGGGCTGAAGGCCCTCCAAATCTCCTGCTCGGCCTGGACCGCGGAGGCGCTCGGATTGACCATGCCCTCCGCGTCCTTTTCCCGATCCACGGAATGCCATAACCAGGACAAGGTAAGCCTGGGGACCATATCCGCCCGAAGCGCGCGGCGCGTGGTCGAACTGACAGAACAGGTGACGGTGGGGTCTCTCCTGGCCGGGGCGCAAGGGATTGAGTTGCGATCGAAATTGTCCGGTCGATCCATTCCGGGGAGTCTCAACGACACGCTTCACGCTGTGCGTGGGAGGGTTCCCTTTCTTAGGGAAGACCGCCCCTTGGACAACGATCTTCACTCTCTGCTTTCCTGGATAAGGGCGTTGCCATGA
- a CDS encoding acyl-CoA thioesterase has protein sequence MRERKVRFVSEVPFCDVDSLGVVWHGRYLNYFELARTALFRQVGFDIKEMTRSGYVWPVIEAHCRYLSPLQYGDRFAVDARFADIQHRVKIEYTVTGPGGRRVAKGHTVQAAVRAKTGTLVLNTPDVLLHHLSLWKEGTLPKSINKSPRTPLSQRGDPPKLRLKRRRGQRI, from the coding sequence ATGAGAGAGAGAAAGGTCCGTTTCGTTTCCGAGGTGCCTTTTTGCGATGTGGATTCCCTGGGGGTGGTCTGGCACGGGCGATATCTTAATTATTTTGAATTGGCCCGCACGGCGCTCTTCCGGCAAGTCGGTTTTGATATCAAAGAGATGACCCGCTCCGGATACGTTTGGCCGGTCATTGAGGCTCATTGCCGCTATTTGTCGCCCCTGCAATATGGGGACCGCTTTGCGGTAGACGCTCGCTTCGCGGACATTCAACATCGGGTCAAGATCGAGTATACCGTCACGGGTCCCGGGGGACGCCGCGTGGCCAAGGGGCACACCGTTCAGGCCGCCGTGCGGGCTAAGACGGGGACCCTGGTATTGAATACGCCCGACGTTCTTCTTCACCATCTTTCTTTGTGGAAGGAAGGCACTTTGCCGAAATCCATAAACAAATCCCCCCGCACCCCCCTTTCCCAAAGGGGGGATCCGCCAAAACTTCGTCTGAAACGCCGTCGAGGTCAAAGAATCTAG